The genomic window TCTAAAAAGTGTTTTAAAATCAAAATAGTTCTTTTGGGGTAAACAAATGTAAAAAAAATATAATACAAAAACACGGTATACACAATCCGGTTATTTATAAAAAAGTAATTTTATTTTTTTTAAATAAGCTTTTATAGTCTGTGTTTATATGACAATTTACTTTTATATGAAAAAAGTCGTGTTATTTTATAAGAGGGTTTTCTGATTTTTCCATAAAAAGTTTGATTGTACTTAATTATTTTAGTTGACATTACAACTTCATTTTGTTATTATTCTACATAACACGAAAAACAATGGGAATAAACGAAAAGGAGGAAGAAAAATGATAATAGCCTACACTATTTCAATATCTCTGCTGCTATCTCTGCTGCTGGTACTACTGCTAGTCCTAAACCAACAAAGTAGAATAGAGATAAACAGTGTTAGGAGCTTAAGTCATTTATCTCCGGCCCTTTTAAACAGAGGGTTTGTTTCGTTATAACCATATACAGGGTTTGATGAATGGGGAAATTTGAGTATTGGGGATTATTAAGCAGCCTACTAGGCTGCTTTTTTTATACAGTTTCAGAAGAAAAAAGGGGGAAAAATGAGAAAAGTTAAGATTTTTGACACAACTCTTAGGGATGGAGAGCAAACACCAGGAGTCAACCTTTCAATCGAGGAAAAATTAACGATTGCAAAAAATTTAGAGGATTTGAATGTGGACATTATAGAGGCTGGATTTGCTATTGCATCAGAAGCTGATTTTGAAGCAATAAGAGAAGTGGCTAGGACAATAAAAAAATGTAAAATTGCTTCTCTAGCTAGAGCAACTGTAAATGATATAGATAGAGCATGGGATGCAGTGAAAGAAGCAAAATATCCAAGAATACATACTTTTATTGCTACTTCTGATATTCACATGAAATATAAACTTAAAATGACAGAAGACGAGGTGTACAACCAGGCTGTAGAGATGGTAAAATATGCGAAATCAAAGGGGTGCGAAGTTCAGTTTTCGTGTGAGGATGCTTCAAGAACCAGACCTGAGTTTCTTTACAGAGTTTTAGAAGGGGTAATCGATGCAGGAGCTATAGTTGTAAATATCCCGGATACAGTAGGATTTACATATCCTGAGGAGTTCTACGAGATCATTAAGGGTATAAAAGACAACGTACCTAATATAGATAAGGCTGAAATCGCAGTTCATTGCCATAATGATCTCGGACTGGCTACGGCCAATGCTCTAGCTGCAATCCGTGCAGGTGCATCACAGATAGAGTGCACCGTAAACGGTCTAGGAGAGAGAGCTGGAAATACCGCAATAGAAGAGCTTGCCATGACGTTGAAGGTAAGACCTGAAGGTTATGGCGCTGAATGCGGAATAAATCACAGCAAAATTTATCACGTCAGTAAGACAGTGAGCAAACTCACAGGTGTGGATATCCAGCCAAACAAGGCTGTAGTGGGAGACAATGCTTTTGCTCATGAATCTGGGATACATCAGCATGGAGTCTTAGAGAATAGCAGTACTTATGAGATTATGACTCCAGAAAGTATAGGAAGAAATAAAAATAAGCTTGTCTTTGGAAAACATTCTGGGAAACATGCTTTTAAAGATAAACTGGTTGAACTTGGATATGAATTATCTGAAGAGAAAATAGATGATATTTTCAAAAAGTTTAAAAAACTTACAGATATCAAGAAGGAAATTCTGGATGAGGACATTGAATCTCTAGCCCTTGGAGGACTTAGAACAGTTGAAAAGTCCTATGATCTTACAAGTTTTAATATAATAAGAGTACCTGGACACGCCACTCAGGCAGAGGTGAAGATGGTTGCTAAGAGCGAAATAAGAACAGCAACAGCAGAGGGCGATGGACCGGTAAGTGCCGTGTATAACGCCATCAACACAATTACAGGGTGCAAAGACTGTACGCTGAAAGACTATTCTATAAAGAGTATAACAAGTGCTTCTGATGCTCAGGGTGAGGCAAGGGTAGAAGTGGAAATAGATGGCAAAGTGTATATCGGTAAAGGGATTAAGACTGACATAATTGAGGCGAGTGCAATAGCCTATATAGATGCAATAAATAGAAGCTTAATACATGTAAAAAAATAGGGGGGAAAACTGTGGGAATGACAATTGTTGAAAAGATTCTTGCTAAAAAATCAAACAGAGAAAAAGTGACTCCAGGTGAAAACATTTGGGTAGATGTTGACAACCTGCTTACCCATGACGTTTGCGGTCCTGGAGCAGCATCCATATTCAAACGTGAATTTGGTGAAGGTGCCAAGGTTTGGGACAAAGAAAAAGTGGTTTTAATACCTGATCACTATATTTTTACAAAAGATAAATACGCAATGAGAAATCTTGAAATAGTAAAAGAATTTGCAAAAGAACAGGATCTAAAATATTACTATGAGCCCTTTACATCAGATTATAAAGGTGTGTGTCATATAGCCTTTGCTGAAGAGGGACATGCAATGCCAGGAAAAGTAATGTTCGGGACAGATTCTCACACATGTACTGCAGGAGCTTTTGGACAGTTTGCCACAGGAATAGGAAATACAGACGCTGGATTTATATTGGGAACTGGAAGACTTTGGGTAAAGGTTCCTGAGACTATAAGATTTACCTTCAATGGTAAATTCCCTAAATATGTAATGGGAAAGGACATTGTCCTTCAGACTATAGGGGATATCGGATTTGACGGTGCAACTTACTGCTGTATGCAGTATGACGGTGATGCTATAAGCGATCTGAATATGGATGAAAGAATGACTATCTGCAACATGGCTATAGAGGCTGGAGGTAAATGCGGTATAATCGAACCTGACCAGACAACGATAGACTACGTAAGAGCTAGAACAGAGGCACCTTTTGAAGTATATCACTCAGATGCAGATGCAAAGTATAAAAGTGAGCATATCTATAATGCAGCGGAGATGGAGCCTGTAGTAGCTCAACCTTATTCACCTGCAAATGTTGAAAAGGCAAAAAATTTGGAAGATGTAAAAATAACAAGATCTTATATAGGATCTTGTACAGGAGGGAAGACTACAGATTTCTATGCAGCAGCTGAGATACTTAAAGGCAGAAAAACGGTGGTAGACACATTTATAGTTCCTGCTACAACCCAGGTGGAAAAAGATCTGAAAAAGATAAAAATTGGTGATGAGACACTTATGGAAATATTGGAAAAAGCTGGATGCCTCATAGGACCTCCGTCGTGTGGAGCATGTCTTGGAGGACCTGAAGATACTTTCGGAAGAACGCATTCAGATGAAGTAGTTATCTCCACTACAAACAGAAACTTCCACGGAAGAATGGGATCGATGGAATCAAAGGTATACCTTGCATCACCATATACAGCGGCAGCATCTGCTGTTACAGGTTATATTACAGATCCGAGAAAGTTCATGGAGGGGAAATAAGAGATGAGTGATATTATAAGAGGAAAAGTTTATGTATTAGGAGACGATATAGATACAGATCAGATAATTCCGGCATCACATCTTGTATACAGGGTAGATGATCCTGAGGAATCTAAACTTTACGGTAAATACGCACTTTCCGGACTTCCTACAGAGATAAAGAAGGCTAGCCCTTTTGTAAAAGAGGGAGAGTTTACAAGTGAGTACACGGTAGTTATAGCAGGGAAAAACTTCGGGTGCGGATCTTCTAGGGAGCATGCTCCTCTGTGTCTTGAAAAGGCAGGTGTCAAAGCAGTAATAGCCGAGAGTTATGCCAGAATCTTTTATAGAAACGCCATTGACGGAGCATTTTTGATACCATACGAATCTGAAGCTAAAATATTTGATAAGTTCTCTACAGGGGATGAGATAGAACTAGACGGAGACAGGAGCACAATAAAGAATGTAACAACAGGGGAGAAGTTCTCTCTGAAATCTATAGGTGATGCCTACGAAATAGTAAAAGCCGGGGGGATATTTAAGTATGCAAAAAACAAAATGTAATGAAATAAAAACATATAAAATAGCACTTTTACCTGGAGACTATATAGGGGAAGAGATAACTTCAGGGGCAGTAAAGGTAATGAAGAGAGTAGGGAAGGCCTATGGGGTAGACCTCCAGTTTACAAGAGGGGCTATAGGGGGAGCAGGGCTTGATGAAGCTGGGCATCCTTTTCCAGAAGCGACGAAAAAAATATGCAGAGAAAGTGATGCAGTATTTTTAGGAGCTGTAGGTGGACCTAAGTGGGATAACGTGGCCTCGAACTTGAGACCTGAAAGAGGACTTCTTGAAATCCGTAAGGAGCTAGGGGTTTTTGCAAACTTAAGACCTGTAAAAATTCACAGTTCTTTGAGGGATAAAAGTCCACTGAAAGAGAGTATTATCGGAGAAAACTTAGACATACTAATAGTGAGAGAGCTTATAGGCGGAATCTACTTTGGACAGAAAGGCAGAGATGGAGACAAAGCTTATGATGTAATGGCTTATTCTGTGGGAGAGGTAGAAAGAATCGCTGAAATAGCATTTCAAGTCGCCTCAAAAAGAGATAAAAGAGTGACAAGTGTGGACAAGGCAAACGTACTCGAAAGCTCTAAGCTATGGAGAGAAACCGTAGAAAAAGTGGCAAAAAAATACCCAGATATAGAGCTTACTCATCTATATGTAGACAATGCAGCTATGCAGCTTGTAATTAACCCTAAACAGTTTGACGTGATACTTACAAGCAACATGTTTGGTGATATATTATCAGATGAAGCCAGTGTAATATCTGGTTCTATCGGGATGCTGCCTTCTGCAAGCCTTGGAAAAGGGATAGGGCTCTTTGAACCTATCCACGGTTCGGCGCCTGATATAGCCGGGCAGGATAAGGTTAACCCTATGGCGACCATATTATCTGGGGCTATGATGCTAAGACACTCTTTTGAAATGGAGGAAGCTGCAAAAATTATAGAAAAAGCCGTGGAAGCAGTACTTGAAAAAGGGTATAGAACCGGTGACATCTATAGTGGAACTGAAAAACTCGTAGGAACAAAAGAGGTTGTTGGGAAGATAATGGAAGAGGTAGAGAATCTTCTTAAAAAATAGCAAAACTTTTAATAATTATGGGTAGTTCATTTTGATAAAGGGAAGGGGAATTTATGAAAAGTGATGTAGTTAAAAAAGGAGTGGCAAGGTCGCCACACAGAAGTCTTTTAAAGGCACTAGGTCTTACAGAGAGAGAAATTCAGGCTCCGTTTATAGGGGTTGTAGGTTCTTTTAATGAATTGGTACCGGGACATGTACACCTTAAAACAATAATAGATTCGGTAAAAAGTGGAATAAGAATGGGTGGAGGAGTTCCTTTTGAGTTTTCCACAATTGCAGTGTGTGATGGCTTGGCTATGAATAATGACGCCATGAGATACTCACTACCTTCTAGAAACATAATAGCTGATACTATAGAGGTTCAGGTAAGGGGTGCAGCCCTAGATGCACTGGTTTTTATACCAAATTGTGACAAGGTAGTTCCAGGGATGCTTATGGCTGCAGCAAGGCTGAATATACCGGCTATATTTATAAGTGGGGGACCTATGCTTGCAGGAGTTCACAAAGGGAAAAAAATTGCCCTTAGTGATGTGTTTGAATATGTAGGAAAGTATCAGGCAGGAGAGATCTCAGAAGACGAGTTGACTGAAATAGAAGGAAAGGCCTGTCCTACTTGTGGTTCATGTGCAGGGATGTACACTGCAAATACAATGAACTGTCTCACAGAGGCTCTAGGGATGGCACTACCTGGAAACGGAACAGTCCCAGCTGTATTTTCAAAAAGAATGGAAATGGCAAAAGAAGCTGGAATGAGAGTGGTGGAACTCTTGAAGGAAGGATTGAAGCCGAGAGACGTGATGACAAAAAAGGCATTTATGAATGCTGTAAGAGTGGATATGGCATTAGGTGGATCGACAAATACAGTTCTTCATCTTCTTGCCATTGCTAATGATGCAGGTGTAGAACTAACCTTAGATGATTTTGATGAAATAAGTAAGAGGGTACCACAGATATCAAAACTGTCCCCGGCAGGAAACCATTTTATAGAGGACCTTGACCGTGCAGGAGGGGTACACGCTGTAATGAGAGAGTTAATAGACGGCGGAATTGTAGAGGATGAGACAACTGTCAACGGAAACTTAGCGGAAGTACTGAAAAAACACAGAGTAACCGACAAAGAGGTAATAAGAGAACTTGTCAATCCTTATACAAAACGAGGAGGACTTACTGTTCTAAAAGGAAATATAGCACCTCTTGGAGCAGTTGTAAAATCAGGTGGAGTTGTGGAAGAGATGAAAGTTCATAATGGACCTGCAAGAGTATTTAACAGTGAGGAAGATACGGTGGCGGCTTTAATGAATGGCAAGATAAAAAACGGAGACGTAATTGTCATAAGGTATGAAGGCCCAAAGGGAGGACCTGGAATGAGAGAAATGCTTACTCCGACCTCTATACTAGTAGGACTAGGTCTAGATAAAACAGTGGCCCTTATAACTGATGGTAGATTCTCAGGAGCCACAAGAGGAGCTGCTATAGGGCACGTATCTCCTGAAGCGGCAGAGAGAGGACCTATAGCCCTTATCGAAGAAGGGGATATGATCAAGATAGATATAAATAATGGTACCCTTGATTTTGTAGTAGATGAAAAAGAACTCGAAAAGAGAAAAGAGAAACTGGTTTTAGTTGAGAAGGAGGCCAGTGGATATTTGAAAAAATATTCTGATAAAGTATTATCGGCGTACAGCGGAGCTATAGAGGGGTAGTCGGACAATAGATAGAGGGGGTGTGCAGTAGAGATGAAAGGAGCACAGATTCTATTAGAGACTCTGAAACACTTGGGGATAAAAGAAATTTTCGGATATCCAGGAGGAGCAGTACTTTCTATTTTTGACGCTCTTCGGGAGGATGAAGATATAAGGTTTATTCTTCCGAGACATGAGCAGGGAGCATCTCATGCAGCAGATGCTTCAGGAAGATTGACAGGGATCCCTGGGGTATGCTTGGCCACTTCGGGACCGGGAGCTACCAATCTGGTTACAGGAATAATGACTGCCTACATGGATTCCTCGCCTATGATCGCCATAACAGGTCAGGTGTCTAGATCTAACAAGGGGAAGGATGTATTCCAGGAAGTGGATATTGTAGGTGTTACTCTTCCAATAACAAAACATAATTACAGCGTGGAATCACTTGAGGAACTACCTGTGATATTAAAAGAGGCATTTCATATCGCCACTACAGGAAGACCTGGACCTGTTCTCATTGACCTTCCTGCAGACATTCAAAATGAAGATATGACAGAGGAAAGGTTCAGAATACTGTTAAATCAGGAATTAGAGCTGTTTCCATCGCTCCATATACCAAAGCTGGATATGTCAAAAGTTAAGGAGGCGATAGAGCTTCTGAAAATGTCTAAAAGACCTCTCATTATTTCAGGGGCAGGTGTTATAAGAAGTGATGCAGCAGATGAACTATATGAATTTGCAACAAAAAATAACATTCCAGTAACCTCTTCACTCTTGGGATTAGGAGGTTTTCCAGGAGACAGCAAACTTTTCCTAGGAATGGGAGGGGTACATGGGAGTATAGCTACAAATATCATAATTCAGGAAGCTGATTTTGTGCTAGCTGTTGGAACAAGACTGGACAACAGACTTACTTGTGACGCAGATGGATTTTTAGATCAGGCTAAAGTGGTTCATATAGATATAGACCCTGCTGAAAACAAAAAAATAATTGTTGCTGATGTATTTATCCAGGGGGATGCAAAAGAGGCCTTGAACAAAATGTCAGAGCTTAGTGAAGGGAAAAAAGAGCAGCTCTGGCTAGACAGGGTAGATGAGCTGAGAGGTAAATATTCACCTACAAAATTTAGTGAGAAATACTCTTTGGAGCCTAGAAGAATTTTTGAAATTCTGAGTGAAAAGACCGATGAAAATGCTATAATAACTACAGATGTAGGGCAACATCAGATGTGGGTGGCTCAATACTACAAGTTTAGAAAACCCAAAACTTTTATAACTTCAGGTGGGGCAGGAGCCATGGGATTTGGGATTCCTGCAGCTATAGCAGCAAAAATAAAAAGACCGGATACCACGGTGATCTCTGTGGTAGGAGACGGTGGGTTTCAGATGTGTGTAGGGGAGATAATAATGCTTAAGCAGTACAAACTTCCCGTAAAGATACTCATTATAAACAACAGCACCTTGGGAATGGTAAAGCAGCTTCAGGACACTTTCAAAGGCGGAAAGCACTTTGGGGTGTATCTAGATGTCAATCCTGACTTCATAGATATAGCAAAGGCCTACGGTCTAAAAGGTGTGAGGGTTACAAATGAAGAGGAGCTTGTGAGGGCTTATGACGAAAATATCAATACAGATGAACCTGTAATAATAGAGTGCGTTTTAGATAGAAAGAAAAATGTATACCAGACACTGGTACATCCAAATCTTTAGATAATAAGGAGCGAAAATATGAAAAGAGAACTTTTGATAACGGCGAAAAATAAAATAAGTACTCATTCAAGAATTTACAATTTGTTTAATAAAAAAGGGTATAATCTAGAAAGTGTTGTTGCACATCCTTGTAAGGAAGACCCTGAAAACATAAAAATGACTCTCGCCGTCGTCAAAAGTGATCAAGCTCTCTTAGAACAGATAAGGTTAAATCTTTATAAACTAGTCGATATAGTAAGTGTTGAGATAGTATAATGTTTTCCACACCATTAAAATAAATCAAAAACAAACAAGGGGGAATAGAAAAATGGCAGTAACTGTATACACAGAAAAGGATTGTAACATCGATATCTTAAAAGGGAAAAAAGTAGTAGTAGTTGGATTTGGAAGTCAAGGACATGCACATGCTTTAAACCTTTTTGATTCAGGGGTGGATGTTACAGTAGGTTTAAGAGAAGGGTCTCCAACAATGGAAAAAGTAAGGGCTGCAGGCCTTAAAGCTGATACAATAGCAAATGCAGTAAAAGGTGCAGATGTTGTAATGCTTCTTATTCCAGATGAATCTCAAGGAAAGATCTATGCTGAGCAGATCGAACCAAACCTTAAAGAGGGAGCTTACTTAGGATTCGGACACGGATTCAATGTTCTTTACAATATCGTAAAATTGAGATCAGACTTAAATGTATTTCTAGCAGCACCTAAAGGACCTGGACACATGGTTAGAAGAACTTTTGTTCAGGGTACAGGTACACCGGGGCTTATCGCAATCGAGCAAGACCCTTCAGGAAATACAAAGGAGATCGCACTTGCATGGGCTCAAGGATTTGGAGGAGCAAGAGCAGGTATAATTGAGACTACCTTTAAAGAGGAAACTGAAACTGATCTTTTCGGAGAACAAGCAGTTCTTTGCGGAGGAGTTACAGAGCTTATGAAAGCCGGATTTGAAACTCTTGTAGAGGCTGGGTATGAGCCAGAAATGGCATACTTTGAGTGTGTACATGAGATGAAGCTAATCGTTGACATGATCATAGACGGTGGATTCACATCAATGAGAGATTCTATCTCAAATACTGCTGAATATGGTGATTATATTACTGGAACTAAAGTGATCACCAAAGAGTCTAGAGAGGGAATGAAGGCAGTACTAAAGGATATCCAAGATGGTACATTTGCTAAAAACTTCATAAAAGAGTGCGAGACAATGGAATTTATGAATGCAAAGAGAAAGTCTGAGCAGGAACATCAGTTAGAAAAAGTAGGAAATGAATTAAGAGGAATGATGTCTTGGCTTAAAAAATAAGCTGAGAATAATATCTACGTGTTATTATGGGCAGTTGCCTTGGACGGGATTACCTTTCAAGGCAACTGCCTTATTATTATATATAGCTTTGGTGTTAAGCAAAAAATAATTCAAAAATCGTGTCTTAGTTTTGGCATCACTTTTTCTAGTAGCAGAATTTATGTCTCAACTTGGATTTATTACATTATGGAGATACGTAGCTTTCACAAACTAAATATTATCATCATTTACCTTATGGACGTTTACTTATTTCCAGATCAAAAATAATAAAAATAAAGTTGGGAAAATGTAGGATATTTAGAGAGGTTTTAATCCCATATTTCAGAAAGGATCATTTTTGCAGACAGATCTTTCTGAAAAAGAATGGTTAATATAAAAATGGGTTGACACTAAACAAATTTTGAGTTACAATAAATCAATTTGAAAAAAGGTATCTGAAAAATTTGTATAATCTACATGTGAAAAATTCAATTAATTATAGTGCGTTGTTTTGTTGGTAAAGATTAGAGATGGCAGTTGCCAAGACTTTAATAGACCATTGCAAAGTAATTTCTTTGTGTTGGCCTTTTTTTTATGCTGATTTTTTAGAAAAGTCTTTGAAAAAGTATTTTTGAATTATTCGAATTCAAAAATACATAAACTGTAATATATAGACACTGTTTTAAATTTTAAAAGAGCAGTTCTGTTTACAGAATAATATTGAATATAACTTTCTTAAATATAAAACTTCAAGGAGGTAAAAAAAATTGGAACAAATATTGGAACAAATTGCACACATTTCAGCCCTGAATCATTTTTTTATCACGATGCTTATCCTAATAACTATGGTACTGGTGTCAAGAACATTCGTAGCCGGGACTAAATACTCTTCTATATTATTAATTGTTGTATTTGGACTGGCAATGGGATTCTTATTGGTAAAAAGTGAAATGGCGACTCCGGGATTAGTTGAATTCCCTATGGTAGTATTGGCAAGTAGAACTACAGTTATAGCTCTTATAGCATCTTTCTTCGTAGGTGGACAGGAGATAAAGAAGATATTATTTAAAGAGGACCTCAAAATAGACGATATAATGATACCGTCTAAAGAGGAGACAATTCTTGGAACAAACAGTACACAGATTTTCTTTCTGATAAGAGCATTTTTTATTTTAATAGGTATTCAGACAACTCATAGTTTAATAATTGGAGTTCAAGGAGAAGGTGTTTTAGGACAATCTTACATGCTACTGGCATATCTTAGTATCGTATTATCGATAATATTTATCGACAACAAAGCTAAAATAGCAAGTAAGCAGAGCTACATCAGAAAGGGATTAGTTGAAATAGTCGGTATACTGGCTGTGCTTATGCTTTCACTGAAAATAGCGACAGTTATTAAGCCTGTCATTGCACTTCCACAGATTTTCTTTGCCATGCTTATATCTGCAGGTCTAGGAATGGTATTTTCAAACTGGAAATTCGGACCGACACTGAATTCACTATTATTTGCAGGAATCCCAATAGTACTGGCAGGAAGTTTCCTGGTGGGTGGATCTAGAATGGCAGATGCTTTCCAAATAGCAGGGGTTAAGAATGTTATGATTTATGGATTTGCAGGTCAGGTATTCTGGATGTTCTCAGGACTTGCTATACTGATATTTTTGTGTAAAGCAAATAACGTAAGAAATCTAGCTCCAGGAATGGCAGGAGCACTTTCCCACTCTGGACTTACTGGGGCATGTACCGGTGGAGACCTCGGAGAAAAAGCGGCCTCAAGAGCACCTATAATGATAAACATTCCATTCTTTGGACATATATTTGTATTTTCTATCTTGGCTGCCAGTGCGAAGCGTGGGAGCATCATAGTGGGATGGACTCTTCCTCTTATTTGTGTAGGTCTTGTTATAGTCGCTTTTGCGGTGGCAACTCTCAGAAAAGCTGATGGAGATGACGGGCAAGAGGTAAAAGGTCTGATGCAGTTTGCATTCGGATGGCAGGTAATAGCTGTATTCGGAAGTTTTACTATGTTAAACATGGCAGGAATGCCTTTAGACCAGGTTTCGATAGCAGTATCTTCAGCACTTTCTCACTTCGGTCTATTTGCTGCGGTACAGGGAGGAATGTTCGGAGGAAGTGCAGCAGCTCTTATAGCATTTATTTTTGCAATGCCTTTCTTGGTTCATCCGTTAGTATTTGGAATGTTTGGTAAAGCTGCAGAAAATGAAGGGAAGATGTCTTCTAAAATTGTTCTTGGACTTACCGTAGCCGGATTTATAGGCGTTGTATATTCACTTATGACTATCTAATATGATGAGTTTCTAAGGAAACTTTGTGTATGTTTGGAATAAAAAAAGTAGCCGGCAGTTTGCCGGCTACTTTTTTTAATATCTATTCTATACACATTTACACCTCAAAAACTTCAATATTGTAAATTTTTGAATTCACCTTAATTCTAAAAGTTTTTCCTAGACTCTTATTTCTGGAATTTATCTCATTTTTCATCTTTTTCATAATTTCCATATCTTCTCTCAATATCCTTTGCCCATCTTCCACAGTAATCTCTTTAAAGCTTAAGGTGTCTCCAGGTCTTGCCTGTGCTAGCTTTTTAAGATCCGAACTTATAACAGTTGCGATTTTTGTATAACCTCCTGTTGTTTGACAGTCAGCCATCATGATAATTGGTTTTCCATGTCCCGGAACCTGTATAGAACCAGCAACAATTCCGTCAGACAAAATATCTCCCCCGGATACATGTTCTATTTTTTCTCCTTCTAATCTTACTCCCATTCTATCGCATTCGTTGGTGATATTATATATTTTTGAGAGGAAGGTATCAATCCCTTTAGGGGTGAAATAGTCATCCTGAGGACCCAAGATAACTCGTAGTTCATAATGATCAGAAAATAAAGGCTTATATTTTTGTGGAAGTTTTTTTTCAAAAGATGAAAATTCCAAATTTTTCAATTTTAGTATATCTCCGGACTTTAGCTGTCTTCCTTCAAAACCTCCGATTCTTGCTTTCATGTAAGTAGATCTGCTTCCCATTATCTCTGGAACGTCAATTCCACCTGAAAAAGATATATATCCACGACATCCACTGCCCATTATACTGAATGATAGTTCATCTTCTGGGCTTATTTTTATTGATTCCCAAGTCGGCATTGAATTCCCATTTACTTTTGGAAATGACTCTCCTCCTGTTATAGCTATTGTGCAGTGGGATCTAAACTTTATTTTTGGACCGAGCATGGTAAACTCAAGGACCGCCTCATTTTCATTGTTTCCTAGGAGCATATTGGCAACTTTGTAGGAGAAACTGTCCATGGCTCCTGAAACAGGTACCCCAGATTTTTGATATCCATACCTTCCAGAATCCTGGATGAGCGTAAGAGGTCCGGAGTTTAAAATCTCAAATTCTTTCATCTCAGTTTATCCTCCTTTGGGTATTTTTTTATCTGGTATATATTTTTTTCTACAGAATTTTTTATTTTATTATATTCATCCCAGCTCACAGGAACAAATTTTATATAGTTTCCTGCATCTAAGAGTATGGGAGGCTCTCTGTGAGCATCGTACAAGTTTACAGGAGTTCTTCCAATGATCTGCCATCCTCCCGGACTTTCAATAGGGTAAATCCCAGTCTGGTTTCCTGCAATTCCAACAGAACCTTTTTTTATTTTGGTTCTGGGGGTCCCAAGTCTCGGAGTGGAAATTTTTTCGTCCATTCCTC from uncultured Ilyobacter sp. includes these protein-coding regions:
- a CDS encoding 3-isopropylmalate dehydratase, which produces MSDIIRGKVYVLGDDIDTDQIIPASHLVYRVDDPEESKLYGKYALSGLPTEIKKASPFVKEGEFTSEYTVVIAGKNFGCGSSREHAPLCLEKAGVKAVIAESYARIFYRNAIDGAFLIPYESEAKIFDKFSTGDEIELDGDRSTIKNVTTGEKFSLKSIGDAYEIVKAGGIFKYAKNKM
- a CDS encoding 2-isopropylmalate synthase; this encodes MQFQKKKGGKMRKVKIFDTTLRDGEQTPGVNLSIEEKLTIAKNLEDLNVDIIEAGFAIASEADFEAIREVARTIKKCKIASLARATVNDIDRAWDAVKEAKYPRIHTFIATSDIHMKYKLKMTEDEVYNQAVEMVKYAKSKGCEVQFSCEDASRTRPEFLYRVLEGVIDAGAIVVNIPDTVGFTYPEEFYEIIKGIKDNVPNIDKAEIAVHCHNDLGLATANALAAIRAGASQIECTVNGLGERAGNTAIEELAMTLKVRPEGYGAECGINHSKIYHVSKTVSKLTGVDIQPNKAVVGDNAFAHESGIHQHGVLENSSTYEIMTPESIGRNKNKLVFGKHSGKHAFKDKLVELGYELSEEKIDDIFKKFKKLTDIKKEILDEDIESLALGGLRTVEKSYDLTSFNIIRVPGHATQAEVKMVAKSEIRTATAEGDGPVSAVYNAINTITGCKDCTLKDYSIKSITSASDAQGEARVEVEIDGKVYIGKGIKTDIIEASAIAYIDAINRSLIHVKK
- the ilvD gene encoding dihydroxy-acid dehydratase yields the protein MKSDVVKKGVARSPHRSLLKALGLTEREIQAPFIGVVGSFNELVPGHVHLKTIIDSVKSGIRMGGGVPFEFSTIAVCDGLAMNNDAMRYSLPSRNIIADTIEVQVRGAALDALVFIPNCDKVVPGMLMAAARLNIPAIFISGGPMLAGVHKGKKIALSDVFEYVGKYQAGEISEDELTEIEGKACPTCGSCAGMYTANTMNCLTEALGMALPGNGTVPAVFSKRMEMAKEAGMRVVELLKEGLKPRDVMTKKAFMNAVRVDMALGGSTNTVLHLLAIANDAGVELTLDDFDEISKRVPQISKLSPAGNHFIEDLDRAGGVHAVMRELIDGGIVEDETTVNGNLAEVLKKHRVTDKEVIRELVNPYTKRGGLTVLKGNIAPLGAVVKSGGVVEEMKVHNGPARVFNSEEDTVAALMNGKIKNGDVIVIRYEGPKGGPGMREMLTPTSILVGLGLDKTVALITDGRFSGATRGAAIGHVSPEAAERGPIALIEEGDMIKIDINNGTLDFVVDEKELEKRKEKLVLVEKEASGYLKKYSDKVLSAYSGAIEG
- a CDS encoding aconitase/3-isopropylmalate dehydratase large subunit family protein, yielding MTIVEKILAKKSNREKVTPGENIWVDVDNLLTHDVCGPGAASIFKREFGEGAKVWDKEKVVLIPDHYIFTKDKYAMRNLEIVKEFAKEQDLKYYYEPFTSDYKGVCHIAFAEEGHAMPGKVMFGTDSHTCTAGAFGQFATGIGNTDAGFILGTGRLWVKVPETIRFTFNGKFPKYVMGKDIVLQTIGDIGFDGATYCCMQYDGDAISDLNMDERMTICNMAIEAGGKCGIIEPDQTTIDYVRARTEAPFEVYHSDADAKYKSEHIYNAAEMEPVVAQPYSPANVEKAKNLEDVKITRSYIGSCTGGKTTDFYAAAEILKGRKTVVDTFIVPATTQVEKDLKKIKIGDETLMEILEKAGCLIGPPSCGACLGGPEDTFGRTHSDEVVISTTNRNFHGRMGSMESKVYLASPYTAAASAVTGYITDPRKFMEGK
- the leuB gene encoding 3-isopropylmalate dehydrogenase; protein product: MQKTKCNEIKTYKIALLPGDYIGEEITSGAVKVMKRVGKAYGVDLQFTRGAIGGAGLDEAGHPFPEATKKICRESDAVFLGAVGGPKWDNVASNLRPERGLLEIRKELGVFANLRPVKIHSSLRDKSPLKESIIGENLDILIVRELIGGIYFGQKGRDGDKAYDVMAYSVGEVERIAEIAFQVASKRDKRVTSVDKANVLESSKLWRETVEKVAKKYPDIELTHLYVDNAAMQLVINPKQFDVILTSNMFGDILSDEASVISGSIGMLPSASLGKGIGLFEPIHGSAPDIAGQDKVNPMATILSGAMMLRHSFEMEEAAKIIEKAVEAVLEKGYRTGDIYSGTEKLVGTKEVVGKIMEEVENLLKK